From the genome of Seriola aureovittata isolate HTS-2021-v1 ecotype China chromosome 18, ASM2101889v1, whole genome shotgun sequence:
ccagcacagtctccagacttaaaccccatcaagctggtttgggatgaactggacagaagagTGAAAGCCAATCAATCTACAAGTGCCACACATTTAtgggaacttctgcaacagACTTGGGAAGAACTTTCTGGAGAATATTTGATTTCTATTGTAGAAAGAATGCGACGAGTGTGTTCAGCTGTTATATCTGCCAAAGGTGGCTACCTTGATGAGTCAAAAGTTTAGAATACATTTTGGTCTAAAACATTTATTccatgatttctttttcaactCAAATTGCTTATTTGTTCTattctttcatttcagagtGCAATGACACAATaaactgaatcattttcagtaaaaaactggaaaaagtgtggtgttctaaaacttttgaccgGTAGTGTATACTGACAACTATAGCTCTATTGTAAGATTCTGCTCTCACGTGGCGTTGGCAGCATGAAGGTAGAGGGCAGCCTGTGTTGGAACCAAGAAGATGTAGTCTGTTCCAATCTCCACCACAGTTTTCTTGATAGTCTCCCTGTTGGGATTTGATCCCCAGGTTGAGGTGTATGTGGAGTAGGCATTGTCCAAACCAGCCTTGCCCTTCTCCTTAGTGTAGGATCCCAGAAGCCTCTTCAGATCGTCACTGCATTCGGAAGAGAAGGTTTGAAAGTTAAGCCTGATAAAACACTTCTCTGCCGCCATAAATGTTTATGCTCCACAGTTCTCACAAAGGTTTGTTGCTCTGGGTAGATCGATTGAACTGTCAATATTTCACACTGATCAAAAGGTTTGAACTCACATAGAGGTGTCCACCAGAGGGGAGTTGATTGAAGGAACATCTAAACCAGTGAAGATGTGTCCATCCATGTCGTTGACTCCAGCAATGTAGTCCACATCAGCAGCATTGTGGAAAAGGTTGTAAGGCTCATCAGGCAGGAAGTCGCCATCGATCACAGGAGACAGGGCCAGATTGTGTACGAGGGGGTCTAACAGAGGCGGATAAAATCAGACTCTTTAAGTGACAATAGACAacttctttgttgtgtttttttatcattataaagTAAATGTTGTAAATTCAGGCCCAGACATTTTCACGAGGACAaactttgaggttttttttccttactgtTGAGCTTTGTATAGATAGTCCCTATGGCCAGTTTGACTGTTGAGAGAACTCCAGGACTTGACGAGGTTCAAAACTTCCTTTCAGTTGGCATAATATATACTAGATGAGTAAGTGACAAAACCTTCCTACTTATTAATACAATAGGGTGTTTTATGCCTCTATCATAGCATAGAGACTGCAGTTTCTAGTTCAAACTGGGATTCTTATGGTTGTTTCTCGCTTTGGACAGTGACCAGTCTGATAGTGATAGCCATGTTGCTAACCCTAACCTCTAGCAGccagaaacaaacaattaatcGTCTGTTTTAAACAAATAACGTGTTTCATGGCACTGGCCTTTTAAAAGTGGTGAACAATGGTGAAAAGTACTATATTCTTCAGTGTGAGGGTAAAGTTGTCTATTGTCATTTGTGTAGAGTGTAGTCCTTACCATCGGGTGAGCTGGAGAGTTTGAGAGAGCCGGCCAACGTTAGGAGCGCAGGATCAGTCATCTTCAAACAGGCGACCATATTTTCATTGGTGGGGCAGTTGACCTTCAGAGCAACCTGGGAAGAGGGTTCAAATCATCCTTAATTGTTTTCCAGACCCGAAGATATATGTCTACCTTTAAATGCCAATGAACACTTCTAAAAAGAAGGTTCAAAGTTGCATGGAAGAAACAAACTTTTCGGAGAAGCTGTGATGTACCTCCTCAGCGAACCTGCGGGGGTTCCTGTTTACACCCCATGGGCAAAGGGCGACTCCACTCTGGGAGATGGCTCTCTTGAACAGCCCTCTGTTGTGAGGAGTGAGTGTCTgtgggcagacagacagaaaatcagATGTTTTAGTGCATTCTTTAAATTATGTTAGACTCATATGTacaaattctgcattttatcaTCTATGTTTCGATAATTCACTCAGCCTCTCAGGTGTTTCTGCTTCAATGCACACAGTAGGCTAAATGTCCAGAAACAAAGCTTCTTACCTGGAAACTAACACTAGCTCCACCTGCAGACTCTCCAAAGATGGTCATATTGTCAGGATCTCCTCCAAATGAGCGAATGTTCCTGTGCACCCAGGCGATGGCAGCATGCTGGTCCCACATACCGTAATTTCCTGACAAGATAAAACAATTTACAAAATTTTCCCGGTCACCTTCCACAAGGATTTTTACAATTCTGTCGCTGCTGTGGAAGAATAAAGTGGCATCTACCAGGCAAACTAGAGTCTCCAGTGCTTAGGAAGCCAAGAGTTCCCACACGATAGCCCAGAGTCACCACAATaacatctcctctgtctgcaaTCTCCTCCCCGCTGTACAGATAGTTGTTCAAGAAGTTTGCACCCATGGATGCTCCTGCCAGGTAGCCTCCTCCATAGATCCAGACCATGACGGGCAGATCTGTGGACactagagacagagagagagattagatCCAGTTGTGGTATTGATCTATTGCGGATCATACTTTATGGGCTTCTGTCAGAGTTTACCTGAGCGGCCATGAGGAACCCAGATGTTAAGGTAAAGGCAGTCCTCACTTCCTCTGGTGTCAGTCATGAGAAGGTTCACCTGAATGCATCTCTTCCTGAACTTAGTGGCCTTCAGGACAcctgatgaaagaaaaacagtgtaaGAGCAGCATAAGAGTTTTGAAAATTatgtatgttttcatgacaaatTTCATCATACAGTTTAAGCCTTTAGCTGATTCTCAGTAACCTCTATGGCTATATCAATTAGACTCAGATAACATGCtcccattaaaacaaaaatgaacaaaattgACTGGatgagcaaaaataaaacattttgctgaACATTTTTGAGCaagaaaacattattaatatgagtttaaatgtaaaatccaGTGGGTGAAAAGATCAGTCTACCCACCGTCCCAGCCAGGGTGACGCTTTGGTTTCTCAAACCTTCCAGGGATGTCAGCAAAGGGAATCCCCCTGAAGATGTCCATGTGGCGACGGAACCCAAGACGAATGTTCTCGCCCTGCACCATCCCTCCCTCGGTGTAAACCACCCCAAGCTACAGAaattaaacagacaaaaaaaaaaaaacttgatgtgGTAGTCCACCAAGAATTTTGAATGAAAAAGACGGGCATGTTGCATTCAGGTTTGATTTCTCAGTTTCCATTTGGGATGTTTTGGAGAAAATGAATATGTTTGAATCAAACTTCTTTTCCTATCTTTCTATCAGAGTAATTTATAACTCAAAATTACAAATAAGAATTATACTTTCTTAATCAAGAGTGCATTTCAGAAAGTCTGTAAATGCAGAAAGAatttttgtatatgtgtgaCACTTACAGAGGTCGCAGAGACCGTCTCCAGAAACACCACAACAGCAACCAAAATCCCCAGCGTCCCCATCATGACAAGACTGTCCGAACCAACTAGAATGTTAGCTAGACTTTTATAAAGTCAACTCCTCCCCTAAATAACATCTGATCAGTCTGCACCAGTGTCTGTGGGCCTGCATTTTTCCTTGTCTCCGCAGCACTTTCCTCAATACTTACtgttgatttaattaaaaacacactcaaacctGTATCAAAACCTTCAATAGCTTCTCATTTGAAGAGATGAGGAGGTAAAGACTCCCTTTGTCTCTGGACATTCACCAAACCAGGTTTATATGATCATATCTTCTTGAAAACATGATTggaaatattgatttatttatttatgaaaactTAGACAGCTATTAAAGATAactctagaaaaaaaaaagagaaacccTCGTCTTCTCTCTATCCCATATGTGATCTGAAATTTGATTTTTTGGTCTTTATGTAGCTTTATTTTCTTACAACCTTCAAAAACGAAGAATGAGCCGCAGCACGTTCACCTCACATGACACCGCCATCATGCAAACTGATTAATGGAGTGAACCGATGTAAGGACAACTGCCACAGAGGAGAGGGTCTCTGTACTTTTATGGAATAGTAATACAGTATTAGTAGTGGTAATATAGAAGAGTAATTACATGGAAATGTGCCCCACTCCCCCTCATGTGTTTTTGATTAtctattaatattttctatggATGTTAACGGTGCTGTGATTGCACAGTTAGGAAGAGTTTTCAGTTATAGTAATATATGAATATTCATAGAAACTGTTTAAGGGTATTTAGTGAGTTAAACACAGTAAATCAGACAGACATGTCCACATGGCAAATGTTTATGTGACTTGAGAAGTGATTTTCCAACTTTTGCGATTGTTTACCAGGAAGCCAACCCTCGCTGAGTTGACACAGCTGTCCAACAGGACTCAAAGTCACACTGCTGTAGCCAATTCAACAGTTAATCCTCGTTTGATGTAAAACCTTTTTCCTAATGCTGCAAACCTCGACTACAAATAGCCTTCATTATAGCCTACAATAAGTAACAACTTCAGTAAATTAAAGTGGACATTACTATCTCTCCAAAATGTGACCTGCATGATTTACTGTCATCAGTAAGTTTATATAagtttagaaaagaaaacagaaagagaaattaCTTTGAGAATGGATCTCAGAATATAACcagcaattaaattaaattctacATATATGCATACTGCGTctctgtatatgtatatgtatatatatataaagtaccAGttaaaagtttggacacactttgCTATTCACTTCAATGGGCAAGGGTGTCTAAACCTTTGACTGGcacagtatatatatgataGGGTCACACCAGCTGAGATGCCTGCCATGTTGACGTCCCAACCCATGAGTATTCAGTAGTTATtaatacattattacatgaataCTCAGGAATCGTGGGTTTGTCCACACAAATCTACAAAgtcagccttcattttgatctgaactacacacctgtaaattTGTGTGACTGTATCTTTCACGGTTGTGACACAATCTTTCCAAAGACAT
Proteins encoded in this window:
- the LOC130186628 gene encoding bile salt-activated lipase-like, giving the protein MMGTLGILVAVVVFLETVSATSLGVVYTEGGMVQGENIRLGFRRHMDIFRGIPFADIPGRFEKPKRHPGWDGVLKATKFRKRCIQVNLLMTDTRGSEDCLYLNIWVPHGRSVSTDLPVMVWIYGGGYLAGASMGANFLNNYLYSGEEIADRGDVIVVTLGYRVGTLGFLSTGDSSLPGNYGMWDQHAAIAWVHRNIRSFGGDPDNMTIFGESAGGASVSFQTLTPHNRGLFKRAISQSGVALCPWGVNRNPRRFAEEVALKVNCPTNENMVACLKMTDPALLTLAGSLKLSSSPDDPLVHNLALSPVIDGDFLPDEPYNLFHNAADVDYIAGVNDMDGHIFTGLDVPSINSPLVDTSIDDLKRLLGSYTKEKGKAGLDNAYSTYTSTWGSNPNRETIKKTVVEIGTDYIFLVPTQAALYLHAANATTGRTYSYLFSQPNRMGGIGRPYPSWMGADHADDLQYVFGKPFATPLAYWPRHRDVSGYIIAYWTNFAKTGDPNKGGLRVPVTWPKFTSTGHQYLEINSKMDKSYVRQKMRMRYVHFWTSVLPNLPVNFSE